The following nucleotide sequence is from Chryseobacterium sp. CY350.
CAAATTAAAAATATTTTCATCCATAAATTACTGTTGAATACCAGCTTTTACAAAATCGGAATTTTCCCTATCCTTATATGTATAATGATTGTCCGGAAAAGTTGGAAAGGAAATAAATTTTCAGATATTATTAAAAATAATTTTTTGCTGATAGTTTTTTCACTTCTGATAATCTGTCATACGCTTTTTGCAGATCTAAAAGGTGCTTTCAGATACGAAGCTTATATTCTCGTAGGATTTTCGATGGCAATTATTCCTAAAATCATAAATCTCTTCGAAAACTTCTGGTCATTTATAAAAAAAGAAATGTTGCTGAGCTTTTTAATAGTAATGAATGTTTTTCTAATGATTTATAAATTAAATTCTGGCCATCAGTTATTACGCTACGGCAGCAAGAATATTTACGAACAGCAGGTGCAGTCTGCAAGATTTTTAAATCAATATTACAATCATGCAAAAGTTGTGGCCAATGATATTGGAGCCATTACCTATTTTACAGATATTCGTTTGCTGGATATTGCAGGTCTGGCTTCTACAGAAACTATTGTGTTTAACGAAAAAAATGCTGTATTTGGCTCCGAATTTAAACGTTTTCTGACAGATTATTGTGATGATCATCAATTTGAAATTGCGGTTGTATACGAAGACTGGTTACAAGGTCAGATTCCTGATAACTGGAGAAAAGTGGCTGATTTAACAATACAGAACAAAACAACGGTTGCGAATTCCAGAGTTTCCATTTATTCGATAGATCAAACAAAAATTAATTTACTGAAAGAAAATATTAAAAGATTTAAATGGAACAGGAATGTATCTGTAGAGATTATAAAATGAATATTTTTGAGTGAGAATAAATTTCTTTTTCGGTTAATATTTGTATAACTGCTTGTAGATTAAAAAATTATTACTATTTTTGCACCCTAAAATAAAAAGCAATTAAATGCCTACTATTCAACAATTAGTAAGAAAAGGAAGAGTCGCACTCACCAAGAAGAGTAAATCGGCTGCCCTTGATTCTTGTCCACAAAGACGAGGTGTATGTACGAGAGTATATACTACCACTCCTAAGAAACCTAACTCTGCACTTAGAAAAGTAGCAAGGGTAAGACTTTCAAACGGTAAAGAAGTCAACGCCTACATCCCGGGCGAAGGACATAATCTTCAAGAGCACTCGATAGTATTGGTACGCGGCGGAAGGGTGAAAGACCTACCGGGAGTAAGATATCATATCGTAAGAGGAGCATTAGACACTGCAGGTGTTAGCGGAAGAACGCAGAGAAGATCTAAGTATGGAGCTAAGAGACCAAAACCAGGTCAGGCAGCAGCTGCGCCAGCTAAAGGAAAGAAAAAATAATCATTAAATAAGGTACAGAAACAATGAGAAAGACAAAAGCGAAAAAAAGACCGTTGTTACCAGATCCGAAATTTAATGATCAATTGGTAACTAGATTCGTAAACAACTTGATGCTAGACGGTAAAAAGTCTATAGCATTCAAAATATTTTATGATGCATTAGACATCGTAGAAACTAAAAAAGGAGAAACTGAAAAGACTGCTCTTGAAA
It contains:
- the rpsL gene encoding 30S ribosomal protein S12; translation: MPTIQQLVRKGRVALTKKSKSAALDSCPQRRGVCTRVYTTTPKKPNSALRKVARVRLSNGKEVNAYIPGEGHNLQEHSIVLVRGGRVKDLPGVRYHIVRGALDTAGVSGRTQRRSKYGAKRPKPGQAAAAPAKGKKK